Proteins from a genomic interval of Prevotella sp. E13-27:
- a CDS encoding EpsG family protein: protein MVKADASTFVRSLTFPIYGLVDALHKPGSKNIVVPVTLFYAFVGLFSIYDGTGIDTERYAMYFLSACSFDGGYWSYHTSLAISNQIDFYTSFMTWFFSRFITSPHLFIAILSGVNGLFFSFNIKYILKNVNINRNTTILIILLILIPQAVFFPHRWWTAMQVFFFGVLPFVITGTKKYFWVSVASIFVHFSFLYIVILFLGYIFMPKKRLLLFLLLFIFTALLDDFDFNLITPYVERYFSEAQTERTIMYVGWTNGEKNFLSQSAYLFFKLSSIILFVNIYLKTNWKEKKKLQEGFIFVLLFASVTQILSLSPVGVRFKDFTNIIITVFLLLYFSNNKCPHIELIFRYCTPVFIYYIIYQIRGVLDCIGPGALVFGNFFDFFLIDETTSVLGYIKQLF from the coding sequence ATGGTCAAAGCCGATGCTTCTACATTTGTTCGGAGCCTAACATTCCCGATATATGGTCTGGTTGATGCTTTACATAAACCTGGATCAAAAAATATTGTTGTCCCTGTAACATTATTTTATGCTTTTGTGGGTTTGTTCTCTATATATGATGGTACAGGAATCGATACCGAAAGATATGCAATGTATTTTCTTTCTGCTTGTTCTTTTGACGGAGGATACTGGAGTTATCACACAAGTTTGGCAATTTCCAATCAAATTGATTTTTATACATCCTTTATGACTTGGTTTTTCTCCAGGTTCATAACTTCTCCTCATTTGTTTATAGCAATACTTTCAGGAGTAAATGGACTGTTTTTTTCATTCAACATAAAATATATTCTCAAAAATGTCAACATAAATAGAAATACTACTATACTAATTATATTATTAATACTAATTCCTCAAGCAGTTTTTTTCCCGCATAGATGGTGGACGGCTATGCAGGTTTTCTTTTTCGGGGTATTGCCATTTGTCATTACTGGCACGAAGAAGTATTTTTGGGTAAGCGTAGCAAGTATATTTGTTCACTTTTCTTTTTTGTACATTGTTATTCTATTTTTGGGCTATATTTTTATGCCCAAAAAAAGGTTGTTATTGTTTTTACTACTATTTATCTTTACGGCTTTGCTTGATGACTTTGATTTTAACCTTATTACGCCTTATGTTGAACGATATTTTTCAGAAGCTCAAACAGAAAGAACGATAATGTATGTCGGGTGGACAAATGGGGAGAAAAATTTCCTTTCACAGTCGGCATATTTGTTTTTTAAACTATCAAGCATTATCCTTTTTGTAAATATTTATCTCAAAACAAATTGGAAAGAGAAAAAGAAACTCCAGGAAGGTTTCATCTTTGTGCTTTTGTTTGCGAGTGTAACCCAAATACTAAGCCTATCACCTGTTGGAGTTCGATTTAAGGATTTTACCAATATTATTATTACTGTTTTCCTGCTGCTTTATTTTTCAAATAATAAGTGTCCTCATATAGAGCTAATTTTTAGATACTGTACACCTGTCTTTATATATTATATAATCTATCAGATACGAGGCGTTCTTGATTGTATTGGTCCAGGAGCTTTAGTGTTTGGTAATTTCTTTGATTTTTTCTTGATTGATGAAACAACTTCGGTACTTGGATATATAAAACAATTATTTTGA
- a CDS encoding glycosyltransferase family 2 protein, with amino-acid sequence MKTITVFTPTFNRAHTLDRLYESLCRQTSNDFEWLVIDDGSTDSTRQQIKKWQEENVIPIHYIYQENKGYCEARETAFCNIRTELHICIDSDDWLPDDAIEKIIKLWTERGGKTYAGIIGLDSYADGQIIGTTPHIEIKVATLRDYYEKYGGSGDKKQVYRTDIIKQYPPTPNFEGERFIDCAYKYYLIDDDYPLLVSNDVYCIVEYQTDGLSSNEWKHRWNYPKSYACDFLLHLRQTKSKKKAVNYCLHYIACSIHANNPRFLKESPRKCLTLMLLPFGVVLYLLYWYKGR; translated from the coding sequence ATGAAAACAATTACAGTGTTTACACCCACGTTTAATCGAGCTCATACGCTTGATAGACTCTACGAAAGTTTGTGCAGGCAAACATCAAACGATTTTGAGTGGCTTGTTATTGACGATGGCAGTACAGACTCTACTCGTCAACAGATAAAGAAATGGCAAGAGGAGAATGTTATACCGATTCATTATATCTATCAAGAAAACAAAGGTTATTGTGAGGCGAGAGAGACAGCCTTTTGTAATATAAGAACAGAGTTGCATATATGTATTGATTCAGATGACTGGTTGCCTGACGATGCTATAGAAAAAATTATTAAATTGTGGACTGAACGAGGTGGTAAGACTTATGCAGGAATTATAGGCCTTGATTCTTATGCGGATGGTCAAATAATAGGAACTACTCCTCACATTGAGATTAAGGTAGCTACTTTACGCGACTATTATGAAAAATACGGAGGCAGCGGGGATAAAAAACAGGTCTATCGAACAGATATTATCAAGCAATATCCACCAACCCCTAATTTTGAGGGCGAAAGATTCATTGATTGCGCATATAAGTATTATCTAATAGATGATGACTATCCTCTATTGGTGTCAAATGATGTGTACTGTATTGTTGAGTATCAGACTGATGGCCTATCGTCCAATGAATGGAAACATCGTTGGAATTATCCTAAATCTTATGCTTGTGACTTTTTGTTACATCTACGACAAACTAAATCCAAGAAAAAGGCAGTTAACTACTGCTTACACTATATTGCTTGCTCTATACACGCCAATAATCCACGATTCTTGAAAGAGTCGCCTCGTAAATGTTTGACACTTATGCTGTTGCCATTTGGCGTGGTTCTAT